In one window of Arachis ipaensis cultivar K30076 chromosome B06, Araip1.1, whole genome shotgun sequence DNA:
- the LOC107605283 gene encoding transmembrane protein 45B — protein sequence MGLLPFAFAGTAFILIGAHEALQATFSNRKQDSQSRSQSSLFSISVSIFSAFFIINSLVSLFDAHNSNDAVGSVLQLQLIPIALLFLSYSLLSLFTFPLPLPSSLLELLAAFAFVEEFLLFYLQRKDPTGVENRYYSLLLVPIAVCVFSTFLELKSPGSAFPKLGRGMGLILQGTWIIQIGLALFSGWVAQGCSLHQLSRGNYTLRCKGHMDYHRASALATLQFNCQLALMVVLSVGAYSVISARNGGSLESSSAAASYRPIGFAEMQQLENSTNFSLDSDDDDGDGNGDVEERQKETVVEHGNMNGHGRSH from the coding sequence ATGGGACTCCTTCCCTTTGCCTTCGCCGGCACGGCTTTCATCCTAATCGGTGCCCACGAAGCCCTCCAAGCCACCTTCTCCAACCGCAAACAAGATTCCCAATCTCGATCTCAATCCTCTCTCTTCTCCATCTCCGTCTCCATCTTCTCTGCCTTCTTCATCATCAACTCCCTCGTCTCCCTCTTCGACGCACACAACTCAAACGACGCCGTTGGCTCCGTCCTCCAACTCCAGCTCATACCAATCGCCCTCCTCTTCCTCTCTtactccctcctctctctcttcacCTTCCCCCTCCCTCTCCCCTCATCATTATTAGAACTCCTTGCCGCCTTCGCCTTCGTCGAAGAGTTCCTCTTGTTCTACCTTCAGAGGAAGGATCCAACCGGGGTCGAAAACCGTTACTACAGTCTCTTACTGGTTCCCATCGCTGTATGTGTTTTCTCCACTTTTCTTGAATTGAAGTCTCCGGGCTCCGCTTTCCCCAAATTGGGACGTGGAATGGGCCTCATCCTTCAGGGCACGTGGATCATTCAGATTGGCCTGGCTTTGTTCTCCGGCTGGGTGGCGCAGGGGTGCTCCCTGCACCAGCTGAGCAGGGGAAACTATACTCTGAGGTGCAAGGGCCACATGGACTACCACAGAGCCAGCGCCCTTGCCACGCTTCAGTTCAACTGCCAACTTGCTCTCATGGTTGTTCTTTCTGTTGGTGCTTATTCGGTAATCTCTGCGAGGAATGGAGGATCTCTAGAATCTTCTTCTGCTGCTGCCAGTTACAGGCCGATTGGTTTTGCTGAGATGCAGCAGTTGGAGAATTCCACGAATTTCTCTTTggattctgatgatgatgatggtgatggtaATGGTGACGTTGAAGAGAGGCAGAAGGAGACTGTTGTTGAACATGGTAATATGAATGGTCATGGTAGAAGTCATTAA
- the LOC107605284 gene encoding uncharacterized protein LOC107605284 isoform X2, whose amino-acid sequence MGGGTMPQRPSVPQLSSNLEKLSPPPPSSSSFSSSNNLKPPNANTTLSTSISHSNKPSRELMPVDPKEVAKKANSSLYDHVFETVPSQREVEDAISALLNFIEAVSSSSSNRQITSSSDSSIFLSEGYKRLYDTIQLLQTDPAIKRLVVSLSSDKAIWDAVMSHVRHQKLLEMPDSGTHFTV is encoded by the exons ATGGGTGGTGGAACCATGCCTCAGCGTCCTTCTGTGCCTCAGTTAAGCTCAAATCTGGAAAAGCTTTCTCCTCCGCCGCCATCttcatcttcattttcttcttctaatAATCTCAAGCCTCCGAACGCAAACACTACCTTATCTACTTCTATCTCTCACAGCAATAAACCTAGTAGAGAGCTTATGCCGGTGGATCCGAAAGAAGTAGCCAAAAAAGCCAACAGTAGTCTCTACGACCACGTCTTTGAAACGGTTCCATCTCAACGGGAAGTTGAGGATGCCATATCAGCTCTTCTAAA TTTTATAGAAGCGGTATCATCCTCGAGCTCAAATCGACAAATCACAAGCTCTTCTGATTCGAGCATATTTCTGTCTGAGGGATATAAACGATTATATGATACAATCCAGTTGCTGCAAACTGATCCAGCAATTAAG AGATTAGTGGTGTCGCTGTCATCTGATAAAGCTATTTGGGATGCTGTCATGAGCCATGTGCGGCATCAAAAGCTCCTAGAGATGCCTGATTCAG GGACTCATTTCACAGTTTGA
- the LOC107605284 gene encoding uncharacterized protein LOC107605284 isoform X1, producing MGGGTMPQRPSVPQLSSNLEKLSPPPPSSSSFSSSNNLKPPNANTTLSTSISHSNKPSRELMPVDPKEVAKKANSSLYDHVFETVPSQREVEDAISALLNFIEAVSSSSSNRQITSSSDSSIFLSEGYKRLYDTIQLLQTDPAIKRLVVSLSSDKAIWDAVMSHVRHQKLLEMPDSDENKTPQNSEENELAMYLLSWILQLIKGKVWELIENFQSLVNDFFHSPKMQHVDPAVLHEKLRSSLLLCIVILLIVIMARLERS from the exons ATGGGTGGTGGAACCATGCCTCAGCGTCCTTCTGTGCCTCAGTTAAGCTCAAATCTGGAAAAGCTTTCTCCTCCGCCGCCATCttcatcttcattttcttcttctaatAATCTCAAGCCTCCGAACGCAAACACTACCTTATCTACTTCTATCTCTCACAGCAATAAACCTAGTAGAGAGCTTATGCCGGTGGATCCGAAAGAAGTAGCCAAAAAAGCCAACAGTAGTCTCTACGACCACGTCTTTGAAACGGTTCCATCTCAACGGGAAGTTGAGGATGCCATATCAGCTCTTCTAAA TTTTATAGAAGCGGTATCATCCTCGAGCTCAAATCGACAAATCACAAGCTCTTCTGATTCGAGCATATTTCTGTCTGAGGGATATAAACGATTATATGATACAATCCAGTTGCTGCAAACTGATCCAGCAATTAAG AGATTAGTGGTGTCGCTGTCATCTGATAAAGCTATTTGGGATGCTGTCATGAGCCATGTGCGGCATCAAAAGCTCCTAGAGATGCCTGATTCAG ATGAGAACAAGACGCCTCAGAATTCTGAAGAAAATGAGCTTGCCATGTATCTGTTAAGCTGGATACTACAACTCATAAAAGGAAAGGTCTGGGAACTGATAGAAAACTTCCAGTCACTGGTAAATGATTTCTTTCATTCTCCGAAGATGCAACACGTAGATCCGGCAGTGCTGCACGAGAAACTCAGGTCATCTCTGCTTCTCTGCATTGTAATCCTCTTGATCGTGATCATGGCTCGATTGGAAAGATCTTAG
- the LOC107605284 gene encoding uncharacterized protein LOC107605284 isoform X3, translating to MGGGTMPQRPSVPQLSSNLEKLSPPPPSSSSFSSSNNLKPPNANTTLSTSISHSNKPSRELMPVDPKEVAKKANSSLYDHVFETVPSQREVEDAISALLNFIEAVSSSSSNRQITSSSDSSIFLSEGYKRLYDTIQLLQTDPAIKRLVVSLSSDKAIWDAVMSHVRHQKLLEMPDSV from the exons ATGGGTGGTGGAACCATGCCTCAGCGTCCTTCTGTGCCTCAGTTAAGCTCAAATCTGGAAAAGCTTTCTCCTCCGCCGCCATCttcatcttcattttcttcttctaatAATCTCAAGCCTCCGAACGCAAACACTACCTTATCTACTTCTATCTCTCACAGCAATAAACCTAGTAGAGAGCTTATGCCGGTGGATCCGAAAGAAGTAGCCAAAAAAGCCAACAGTAGTCTCTACGACCACGTCTTTGAAACGGTTCCATCTCAACGGGAAGTTGAGGATGCCATATCAGCTCTTCTAAA TTTTATAGAAGCGGTATCATCCTCGAGCTCAAATCGACAAATCACAAGCTCTTCTGATTCGAGCATATTTCTGTCTGAGGGATATAAACGATTATATGATACAATCCAGTTGCTGCAAACTGATCCAGCAATTAAG AGATTAGTGGTGTCGCTGTCATCTGATAAAGCTATTTGGGATGCTGTCATGAGCCATGTGCGGCATCAAAAGCTCCTAGAGATGCCTGATTCAG TTTGA